One part of the Streptomyces lydicus genome encodes these proteins:
- a CDS encoding DUF3710 domain-containing protein encodes MFGRRKKNEAEEPAKDTTLQQERAVSDADEDDAVQERLSLPPAPRPDGPWDASEVKNPGEGRVDLGGLYVPGVEGMELRVEVAGDAIVAATVVLQDSAVQLQAFAAPRNEGIWGEVREEIAAGITQQGGVIDEVDGPLGWELRAQVPVQLPDGTNGVQVVRFVGVDGPRWFLRGVISGQGAVQPQAAGVLEHIFRDTVIVRGEGPMAPRDPIVLKLPDDAQMVPDGVQQEPAEQSRFGGGVERLERGPEITEIR; translated from the coding sequence GTGTTCGGACGTCGCAAGAAGAACGAGGCTGAAGAGCCGGCCAAGGACACCACGCTCCAGCAGGAGCGCGCGGTGAGCGACGCCGACGAGGACGACGCGGTGCAGGAGCGGCTGAGCCTTCCGCCCGCGCCGCGCCCCGACGGCCCCTGGGACGCGTCGGAGGTCAAGAACCCCGGCGAGGGCCGGGTGGACCTCGGCGGTCTCTATGTGCCCGGTGTCGAGGGCATGGAGCTGCGGGTGGAGGTCGCCGGTGACGCGATCGTCGCCGCGACGGTGGTGCTGCAGGACAGCGCCGTGCAGCTGCAGGCGTTCGCCGCCCCCCGCAACGAGGGGATCTGGGGCGAGGTCCGCGAGGAGATCGCGGCCGGCATCACCCAGCAGGGCGGGGTCATCGACGAGGTCGACGGCCCGCTGGGCTGGGAACTGCGCGCCCAGGTACCCGTACAGCTGCCGGACGGCACCAACGGCGTGCAGGTCGTGCGCTTCGTCGGTGTCGACGGCCCCCGGTGGTTCCTGCGCGGGGTGATCTCCGGCCAGGGCGCGGTGCAGCCGCAGGCCGCCGGCGTGCTGGAGCACATCTTCCGGGACACCGTCATCGTCCGCGGCGAGGGACCGATGGCGCCGCGCGACCCGATCGTCCTGAAGCTGCCGGACGACGCGCAGATGGTGCCGGACGGCGTCCAGCAGGAGCCGGCCGAGCAGTCCCGCTTCGGCGGTGGCGTGGAGCGGCTGGAGCGCGGACCGGAGATCACCGAGATCCGCTGA
- a CDS encoding PaaI family thioesterase — protein MSGTDEPRARLTPPTDAVAPVRHADAPAPGELLGAHYDRCFGCGTGQPHGLHLEARAGEGVSVRAEFTVKEAHQGAPGLAHGGVLATALDETLGSLNWLLRVIAVTGRLETDFVRPVPLGTVLHLDARVTAVHGRKIYSSAVGRIGAPDGPVAVRADAVFIEVKVDHFIENGRAEEIQAAMADPDQAKRARAFEVNP, from the coding sequence GTGAGTGGAACTGACGAACCCAGGGCGCGGCTGACGCCACCGACGGACGCTGTCGCTCCGGTCCGGCACGCGGACGCGCCGGCACCCGGCGAACTCCTCGGCGCGCACTACGACCGCTGCTTCGGCTGCGGAACGGGCCAGCCGCACGGGCTGCACCTGGAGGCGCGGGCCGGCGAGGGCGTGAGCGTACGGGCCGAGTTCACCGTCAAGGAGGCCCACCAGGGCGCGCCCGGCCTGGCGCACGGCGGCGTGCTGGCCACCGCGCTGGACGAGACGCTCGGCTCGCTGAACTGGCTGCTGCGGGTGATCGCGGTGACCGGCCGGCTGGAGACCGACTTCGTACGGCCGGTGCCGCTGGGCACGGTGCTGCATCTGGACGCGCGGGTCACCGCGGTGCACGGGCGGAAGATCTACTCGTCGGCCGTGGGGCGGATAGGCGCCCCGGACGGCCCGGTAGCGGTCCGCGCCGACGCCGTCTTCATCGAGGTGAAGGTCGACCACTTCATCGAGAACGGAAGGGCCGAGGAGATCCAGGCGGCGATGGCCGACCCGGACCAGGCCAAGCGAGCACGTGCCTTCGAGGTGAACCCGTGA
- a CDS encoding DUF3093 domain-containing protein encodes MQSYEERLTAPRSWWVIAALVGVACALMLLPVGTLPMLGGLIGGTALSAVAVSAYGSARIRVVGGALIAGDARIPASALGEARALDAEEALAWRTHKADARAFMLLRSYVPTAVRVEITDPDDPTPYAYLSTRRPESLVAALTAVRA; translated from the coding sequence ATGCAGTCGTACGAGGAACGTCTCACCGCACCCCGGTCCTGGTGGGTGATCGCCGCACTGGTCGGCGTCGCCTGCGCGCTGATGCTGCTCCCGGTGGGGACGCTGCCGATGCTCGGCGGGCTGATCGGCGGCACGGCGCTGTCGGCGGTCGCGGTGAGCGCGTACGGCTCGGCGCGGATCCGGGTGGTGGGCGGTGCGCTGATCGCCGGCGACGCGAGGATCCCGGCCTCGGCGTTGGGCGAGGCCCGGGCGCTGGACGCCGAGGAGGCGCTGGCCTGGCGCACGCACAAGGCCGATGCCCGGGCGTTCATGCTGCTGCGCAGCTACGTGCCCACGGCGGTGCGGGTGGAGATCACGGACCCGGACGACCCGACGCCGTACGCCTACCTGTCCACGCGCCGGCCGGAGAGTCTGGTGGCGGCGCTGACGGCCGTACGCGCCTGA
- the kdpF gene encoding K(+)-transporting ATPase subunit F, whose product MTVENVVGLIVAVALLGYLILALVFPERF is encoded by the coding sequence GTGACCGTCGAAAACGTCGTCGGCCTGATCGTCGCCGTCGCCCTGCTGGGGTACCTGATCCTCGCCCTCGTCTTCCCGGAGAGGTTCTGA
- the kdpA gene encoding potassium-transporting ATPase subunit KdpA: MSPVLAGVLQLTALVAALALAYRPLGDHMAAVYNSPRHLRVEKIIYRCIGADADAEMRWPAYLRGVLAFSAAGVLFLYLLQRVQGGLPLSLGFASISPDQAFNTAASFVANTNWQSYSGEQAMGHVVQTAGLAVQNFVSAATGMAVAIALVRGFARSRTGELGNFWADLVRGTVRVLLPIAVVGALVLVACGALQNFSGIHEVGQFMGGAQQTNGGAVASQEVIKELGTNGGGYFNANSAHPFENPTAFTNLFEIFLILVIPFALTRTFGKLVGNVRQGYAVLATMGVIWLGFTALMMWSEFAHGGPALQAAGAAMEGKETRFGVGSSAIFSVATTLTSTGAVDSFHSSFTAFGGGIQLLGMMLGEIAPGGVGSGLYGMLVMAIIAVFIAGLMVGRTPEYLGKKIGTREIKLAACFILITPALVLGFTATSMVLPDALASQLNTKALGAGAHGFSEVLYAFTSGANNNGSAFAGLNANTPWFNTTIGLAMLLGRFLPMVFVLALAGSLAEQKPIPETAGTLRTEKPLFAGLLVGTILIITGLTYFPALALGPLAEGLS; encoded by the coding sequence ATGAGCCCCGTTCTTGCCGGCGTGCTCCAGCTGACCGCGCTCGTCGCGGCGCTCGCCCTGGCGTACCGCCCGCTCGGCGACCACATGGCCGCCGTCTACAACTCGCCCCGGCACCTCCGTGTCGAGAAGATCATCTACCGCTGCATCGGTGCCGACGCGGACGCCGAGATGCGCTGGCCCGCGTATCTGCGCGGCGTGCTGGCGTTCTCCGCGGCGGGGGTGCTCTTCCTGTACCTGCTGCAGCGCGTCCAGGGCGGGCTGCCGCTGTCCCTCGGCTTCGCGTCGATCAGCCCGGACCAGGCGTTCAACACCGCGGCGTCCTTCGTCGCCAACACCAACTGGCAGTCCTACAGCGGCGAGCAGGCCATGGGCCACGTCGTGCAGACCGCCGGCCTGGCGGTGCAGAACTTCGTCTCCGCCGCCACCGGCATGGCCGTCGCCATCGCCCTGGTCCGCGGCTTCGCCAGGTCGCGCACCGGTGAGCTCGGCAACTTCTGGGCCGACCTGGTCCGCGGCACCGTACGGGTGCTGCTGCCGATCGCGGTCGTCGGCGCCCTCGTGCTGGTCGCCTGCGGCGCCCTGCAGAACTTCTCCGGCATCCACGAGGTCGGACAGTTCATGGGCGGCGCGCAGCAGACCAACGGCGGCGCGGTGGCCTCCCAGGAGGTCATCAAGGAGCTGGGCACCAACGGAGGCGGCTACTTCAACGCCAACTCCGCCCACCCCTTCGAGAACCCGACTGCCTTCACCAACCTCTTCGAGATCTTCCTGATCCTGGTCATCCCGTTCGCGCTGACCCGTACCTTCGGCAAGCTCGTCGGGAACGTGAGGCAGGGCTACGCCGTCCTCGCCACGATGGGCGTCATCTGGCTCGGTTTCACGGCCCTGATGATGTGGAGCGAGTTCGCCCACGGCGGCCCGGCCCTGCAGGCCGCGGGCGCCGCCATGGAGGGCAAGGAGACCCGCTTCGGCGTCGGCTCCTCCGCGATCTTCTCGGTGGCCACCACCCTCACCTCTACCGGGGCGGTGGACTCCTTCCACTCCTCCTTCACCGCGTTCGGCGGCGGTATCCAGCTGCTCGGCATGATGCTCGGTGAGATCGCACCCGGCGGGGTGGGCTCCGGTCTCTACGGCATGCTGGTCATGGCGATCATCGCGGTGTTCATCGCCGGCCTGATGGTGGGCCGTACGCCCGAGTACCTCGGCAAGAAGATCGGCACCCGCGAGATCAAGCTCGCCGCCTGCTTCATCCTGATCACCCCGGCCCTGGTGCTCGGCTTCACCGCCACCTCGATGGTGCTGCCCGACGCGCTGGCCTCCCAGCTCAACACCAAGGCGCTGGGCGCCGGCGCCCACGGCTTCTCCGAGGTCCTCTACGCGTTCACCTCCGGCGCCAACAACAACGGCTCGGCCTTCGCCGGACTGAACGCCAACACGCCCTGGTTCAACACCACGATCGGCCTTGCCATGCTGCTCGGCCGCTTCCTGCCGATGGTGTTCGTGCTCGCCCTGGCCGGCTCGCTCGCCGAGCAGAAGCCGATCCCCGAGACGGCGGGCACCCTGCGTACCGAAAAGCCGCTCTTCGCCGGGCTGCTCGTCGGCACGATCCTGATCATCACCGGTCTGACCTACTTCCCGGCGCTGGCCCTCGGGCCGCTGGCGGAGGGTCTGTCATGA
- a CDS encoding response regulator transcription factor: MRVLVVEDEQLLADAVATGLRREAMAVDVVYDGAAALERIAINDYDVVVLDRDLPVVHGDDVCRKIVELGMPTRVLMLTASGDVSDRVEGLEIGADDYLPKPFAFTELTARVRALGRRTTVALPPVLERAGIKLDPNRREVFRDGKEVQLAPKEFAVLEVLMRSEGTVVSAEQLLEKAWDENTDPFTNVVRVTVMTLRRKLGEPAVIVTVPGSGYRI, translated from the coding sequence GTGCGTGTTCTCGTCGTCGAGGACGAGCAGCTGCTCGCCGATGCTGTGGCCACCGGACTACGCCGGGAGGCCATGGCCGTCGACGTGGTCTACGACGGCGCTGCCGCCCTCGAACGGATCGCGATCAACGATTACGACGTCGTCGTGCTCGACCGCGATCTGCCGGTGGTCCACGGTGACGACGTGTGCCGCAAGATCGTCGAACTGGGCATGCCGACCCGCGTCCTGATGCTCACCGCCTCCGGCGACGTCAGCGACCGCGTCGAGGGCCTGGAGATCGGCGCGGACGACTACCTCCCCAAGCCGTTCGCCTTCACCGAGCTCACGGCCCGGGTGCGCGCCCTGGGGCGCCGTACGACCGTCGCGCTGCCGCCCGTCCTGGAGCGGGCCGGCATCAAGCTCGACCCGAACCGCCGTGAGGTCTTCCGCGACGGCAAGGAGGTCCAGCTGGCGCCGAAGGAGTTCGCGGTGCTGGAGGTCCTGATGCGCAGCGAGGGCACGGTCGTCTCGGCCGAGCAGCTCCTGGAGAAGGCGTGGGACGAGAACACCGACCCGTTCACCAACGTCGTACGGGTCACGGTCATGACGCTGCGCCGCAAGCTCGGCGAGCCCGCGGTGATCGTCACCGTGCCCGGCTCGGGATACCGGATCTGA
- the kdpB gene encoding potassium-transporting ATPase subunit KdpB, giving the protein MASSSTATPTRAPHQDVPSGHNPGGGRVGGGLFDPRQLVTSLPDAIRKLDPRVMVKSPVMFVVEVGSVLTTVFAVTSPSDWFGWAIAAWLWLTVLFANLAEAVAEGRGKAQADTLRKAKTDTVARRLHGDAEEQVPGTALRIGDLVVCEAGDIIPGDGDVVEGVASVDESAITGESAPVIRESGGDRSAVTGGTKVLSDRIVIKITTKPGETFIDRMINLVEGAARQKTPNEIALNILLASLTIVFLLAVVTLQPFAIYAGAEQPMIVLLALLVCLIPTTIGALLSAIGIAGMDRLVQRNVLAMSGRAVEAAGDVSTLLLDKTGTITLGNRQAAEFVPVRGTTEAEVADAAQLSSLADETPEGRSIVVLAKEKYGLRERHQGELVDAEWVPFTAQTRMSGVDVDGRKVRKGATGSVIAWVKERGGSVAADAQQLTDTISQAGGTPLLVALEDERGPRVLGVIHLKDVVKDGMRERFVELRRMGIKTVMITGDNPLTAKAIADEAGVDDFLAEATPEDKMALIKREQAGGKLVAMTGDGTNDAPALAQADVGVAMNTGTSAAKEAGNMVDLDSNPTKLIEIVEIGKQLLITRGALTTFSIANDVAKYFAIIPAMFAVAYPGLDTLNIMRLSSPNSAILSAIIFNALIIVALVPLALKGVRYRPVSADKMLRRNLAVYGLGGLIAPFIGIKLIDLLISLLPGLH; this is encoded by the coding sequence ATGGCTTCCAGCTCGACAGCTACCCCGACCCGCGCGCCGCACCAGGACGTTCCCAGCGGGCACAACCCTGGCGGCGGCCGGGTGGGCGGCGGCCTCTTCGACCCCCGGCAGCTGGTCACGTCCCTCCCGGACGCGATACGCAAGCTCGACCCGCGGGTGATGGTGAAGTCGCCCGTGATGTTCGTGGTCGAGGTCGGCTCCGTGCTGACCACGGTCTTCGCCGTCACGTCCCCCTCGGACTGGTTCGGCTGGGCGATCGCCGCCTGGCTGTGGCTGACCGTGCTCTTCGCGAACCTGGCGGAGGCGGTCGCCGAGGGGCGTGGCAAGGCGCAGGCCGACACCCTGCGCAAGGCCAAGACCGATACCGTCGCGCGCCGGCTGCACGGCGACGCGGAGGAGCAGGTCCCCGGCACCGCTCTGCGCATCGGCGACCTGGTCGTCTGCGAGGCCGGCGACATCATCCCCGGGGACGGCGACGTCGTCGAGGGCGTGGCGTCGGTGGACGAGTCGGCGATCACGGGTGAATCGGCTCCGGTGATCCGTGAGTCGGGCGGTGACCGCTCGGCCGTCACCGGCGGCACGAAGGTGCTCTCCGACCGCATCGTCATCAAGATCACGACGAAGCCCGGTGAGACCTTCATCGACCGGATGATCAACCTCGTCGAGGGCGCCGCACGGCAGAAGACCCCCAACGAGATCGCGCTGAACATCCTGCTCGCCTCGCTCACCATCGTCTTCCTGCTGGCGGTCGTTACCCTTCAGCCGTTCGCGATCTACGCGGGCGCCGAACAGCCCATGATCGTGCTGCTCGCGCTGCTGGTCTGCCTGATCCCGACGACGATCGGTGCGCTGCTCTCGGCCATCGGCATCGCGGGTATGGACCGGCTGGTGCAGCGCAACGTCCTGGCGATGTCGGGACGGGCGGTCGAGGCCGCCGGTGACGTCTCGACGCTGCTGCTCGACAAGACCGGCACCATCACCCTCGGCAACCGCCAGGCCGCCGAGTTCGTGCCGGTACGCGGCACGACGGAGGCCGAGGTCGCGGACGCCGCCCAGCTGTCCTCGCTGGCCGACGAGACCCCCGAGGGCCGTTCGATCGTCGTGCTCGCCAAGGAGAAGTACGGCCTGCGCGAGCGCCACCAGGGGGAACTGGTGGACGCGGAATGGGTACCGTTCACGGCCCAGACCCGGATGTCGGGGGTGGACGTCGACGGCCGCAAGGTCCGCAAGGGCGCGACCGGTTCGGTCATCGCCTGGGTGAAGGAGCGCGGCGGCAGCGTCGCCGCCGACGCCCAGCAGCTCACCGACACCATCTCGCAGGCCGGCGGCACCCCGCTGCTGGTCGCGCTGGAGGACGAGCGCGGTCCGCGCGTCCTGGGCGTCATCCACCTCAAGGACGTCGTCAAGGACGGCATGCGCGAACGCTTCGTCGAGCTGCGCAGGATGGGCATCAAGACCGTCATGATCACGGGCGACAACCCGCTGACGGCCAAGGCCATCGCCGACGAGGCGGGCGTGGACGACTTCCTCGCGGAGGCCACGCCCGAGGACAAGATGGCGCTCATCAAGCGCGAACAGGCCGGCGGCAAACTCGTCGCCATGACCGGCGACGGGACGAACGACGCCCCGGCCCTGGCCCAGGCGGACGTGGGCGTGGCGATGAACACCGGTACGTCGGCTGCCAAGGAGGCCGGCAACATGGTCGACCTCGACTCCAACCCGACCAAGCTCATCGAGATCGTCGAGATCGGCAAGCAGCTGCTGATCACCCGTGGTGCGCTGACCACCTTCTCGATCGCCAACGACGTCGCCAAGTACTTCGCGATCATCCCGGCGATGTTCGCGGTGGCCTACCCGGGCCTGGACACGCTCAACATCATGCGGCTGTCCAGCCCCAACTCCGCGATCCTGTCGGCCATCATCTTCAACGCGCTGATCATCGTCGCGCTGGTGCCGCTCGCGCTCAAGGGCGTGCGGTACCGCCCGGTCAGCGCCGACAAGATGCTGCGCCGCAACCTCGCCGTCTACGGGCTCGGCGGCCTGATCGCCCCGTTCATCGGTATCAAGCTCATCGACCTGCTCATTTCCCTCCTCCCCGGACTGCACTGA
- a CDS encoding sensor histidine kinase produces the protein MPSLPSFSKPAAPPPPMPPKPTWDPRPVNVRPFPWLRPTIRIRLTLLYGGMFLMAGIVLLTIIYMLAADALHDGSALPLKILGGKFESTSDICDLPTQTSGPLLQQAVEQCLQHQRALALNSLLNRSLLALLGLTVVAFAFGYAMAGRVLSPLGRITRTAQRVAGSDLHRRIELGGPDDELKELADTFDEMLDRLDRAFESQRRFVANASHELRTPLAINRTLLEVQLADPEASPELAQLGKTLLATNERSEQLVEGLLLLARSENKVVDKKPVDLSEVASQAVDQSREEAQAKGVALRGVRQQVFVQGNGVLLERIALNLVQNAVRYNVPDGWVEVSTEPLPGCAVLVVANTGPVVPAYEVENLFEPFRRLRTERTGSDKGVGLGLSIVRSVVRAHDGTITAEPREGGGLVMRVVLPL, from the coding sequence ATGCCCTCCCTGCCCTCGTTCTCCAAGCCGGCCGCCCCGCCGCCGCCCATGCCGCCGAAGCCCACCTGGGACCCCCGCCCGGTCAACGTGCGGCCCTTCCCCTGGCTGCGGCCCACGATCCGGATACGGCTCACGCTGCTGTACGGCGGCATGTTCCTGATGGCCGGCATCGTGCTGCTGACGATCATCTACATGCTGGCCGCCGACGCGCTGCACGACGGCAGCGCGCTGCCGCTGAAGATCCTCGGCGGCAAGTTCGAGTCCACGAGTGACATCTGCGACCTGCCCACCCAGACGTCGGGGCCGCTGCTCCAGCAGGCCGTCGAGCAGTGCCTCCAGCACCAGCGCGCGCTGGCCCTGAACAGCCTGCTCAACCGCTCGCTGCTGGCGTTGCTGGGCCTGACCGTCGTGGCCTTCGCCTTCGGTTACGCGATGGCCGGCCGGGTGCTGTCGCCGCTGGGGCGGATCACGCGTACCGCCCAGCGGGTGGCCGGCTCCGACCTGCACCGGCGGATCGAGCTGGGCGGGCCGGACGACGAGCTCAAGGAGCTGGCGGACACCTTCGACGAGATGCTGGACCGGCTCGACCGGGCCTTCGAGTCGCAGCGCCGCTTCGTGGCCAATGCCTCGCACGAGTTGCGCACCCCACTGGCGATCAACCGCACGCTGCTGGAGGTGCAGCTGGCGGACCCGGAGGCGTCCCCCGAGCTGGCGCAGCTGGGCAAGACGCTGCTGGCGACGAACGAGCGCAGCGAGCAGCTGGTGGAGGGCCTGCTGCTGCTGGCCCGCAGCGAGAACAAGGTCGTGGACAAGAAGCCGGTGGACCTGTCCGAGGTCGCTTCGCAGGCGGTCGACCAGTCCCGTGAGGAGGCCCAGGCCAAGGGCGTGGCACTGCGCGGGGTCCGGCAGCAGGTCTTCGTCCAGGGCAACGGGGTGCTGCTGGAGCGGATCGCGCTGAACCTCGTGCAGAACGCGGTGCGCTACAACGTCCCGGACGGGTGGGTGGAGGTCTCCACGGAGCCGTTGCCGGGCTGTGCGGTGCTGGTGGTGGCCAACACCGGCCCGGTGGTCCCGGCCTACGAGGTGGAGAACCTCTTCGAGCCGTTCCGGCGGCTGCGTACGGAGCGCACGGGGAGCGACAAGGGCGTGGGGCTGGGGCTCTCCATCGTGCGCTCGGTGGTGCGCGCGCACGACGGCACGATCACAGCCGAGCCCCGCGAGGGCGGCGGACTCGTGATGCGGGTCGTCCTGCCGCTCTGA
- the dut gene encoding dUTP diphosphatase: MSQERNPVDVLLRRLDPEVPVPSYGHPGDAGVDLVTTEAAELAPGERTVLPTGVSIALPDGYAAFVHPRSGLAARCGLALVNAPGTVDAGYRGEIKVIVVNLDPRENVRFERFDRIAQLVVQQVEKVRFHEVAELPGSARAEGGFGSTGGHAAVDGSTGGNEYASVGADREGQ, encoded by the coding sequence GTGAGTCAGGAACGGAATCCGGTGGACGTCCTGCTGCGCCGGCTGGACCCGGAGGTGCCCGTTCCGTCGTACGGGCACCCGGGCGACGCGGGGGTGGATCTGGTGACCACCGAGGCCGCCGAGCTGGCGCCGGGGGAGCGCACCGTGCTGCCCACCGGGGTGTCGATCGCGCTGCCCGACGGGTATGCGGCATTTGTCCACCCACGGTCCGGGCTCGCAGCGCGCTGCGGACTGGCACTGGTGAATGCCCCCGGGACGGTGGATGCCGGGTACCGTGGAGAGATCAAGGTGATCGTGGTCAATCTGGACCCGCGCGAGAACGTGCGGTTCGAGAGGTTCGACCGGATCGCCCAACTGGTCGTCCAGCAGGTCGAGAAGGTGCGCTTCCACGAGGTGGCGGAACTTCCCGGCTCGGCGCGGGCCGAGGGGGGATTCGGTTCCACCGGCGGTCATGCGGCGGTGGACGGCTCCACGGGCGGGAATGAATACGCATCGGTCGGTGCCGACCGGGAAGGACAGTGA
- a CDS encoding ABC transporter ATP-binding protein — MVVVEDLHRRYGSDAGAVHALRGVCCRVPRGELVALRGRSGSGKTTLLNLIGGLDTPDSGRITVDGTPLAGLGESERLRMRRDRIGFVFQSFGLIPILSAAENVGVPLRLSKVPPREREERVALLLSLVGLADHTEQRPGELSGGQQQRVAIARALANRPSLLLADEPTGQLDADTGMEVMELLRAVVRSEAVTALVATHDPNLIGLADRVLELNDGLITEQPAS, encoded by the coding sequence ATGGTCGTCGTCGAGGACCTGCACCGGCGCTACGGCAGCGACGCCGGCGCCGTACACGCCCTGCGCGGGGTGTGCTGCCGCGTCCCGCGCGGCGAACTGGTGGCGCTGCGCGGGCGCTCCGGGTCCGGCAAGACCACGCTGCTCAACCTCATCGGTGGCCTGGACACCCCGGACTCCGGCCGGATCACCGTCGACGGCACGCCGCTCGCCGGCCTCGGCGAGAGCGAACGGCTGCGGATGCGGCGCGACCGCATAGGTTTTGTGTTCCAGTCCTTCGGGCTGATACCGATACTCAGCGCCGCGGAGAACGTCGGAGTGCCGCTGCGGCTGAGCAAGGTCCCCCCGCGCGAGCGCGAGGAGCGCGTCGCACTGCTGCTGTCCCTGGTGGGCCTCGCCGACCACACCGAGCAGCGCCCCGGCGAACTCTCCGGCGGCCAGCAGCAGCGCGTCGCCATAGCCCGCGCGCTCGCCAACCGCCCCTCCCTGCTGCTCGCCGACGAACCGACCGGCCAACTGGACGCCGACACCGGCATGGAGGTGATGGAACTCCTGCGCGCCGTCGTCCGCAGCGAGGCCGTCACCGCGCTCGTGGCCACCCATGACCCCAACCTCATCGGACTCGCCGACCGTGTCCTGGAGCTGAACGACGGACTGATCACGGAACAGCCGGCGAGCTGA
- the kdpC gene encoding potassium-transporting ATPase subunit KdpC codes for MNNSVRNTARLLGAGLRALLVLTVVCGVLYPLLVTGVAQAAFPGKANGSEVTSHGKVVGSSLLGQRYDKGTDRNGDPVPDLRFFQPRPSAGLGSNRTNGVNPRYDLQVSGAGNQGATNTDLVKAVSERKKWVSETYGVPLSQVPADAVTSSGSGLDPDISPAYARLQADRVAKENRLPADRVRRLVEDHTDGRTLGFMGEPRVNVLELNIALKDLAHRQGKG; via the coding sequence ATGAACAACTCGGTACGCAACACCGCCCGGTTGCTCGGGGCAGGACTGCGCGCCCTCCTCGTCCTGACCGTGGTCTGCGGCGTCCTCTACCCGCTGCTGGTCACCGGGGTCGCGCAGGCGGCCTTCCCCGGCAAGGCCAACGGGTCCGAGGTGACCTCCCACGGCAAGGTCGTCGGTTCGTCGCTGCTCGGCCAGCGCTACGACAAGGGAACGGACAGGAACGGCGATCCGGTTCCCGACCTGAGGTTCTTCCAGCCGCGCCCGTCGGCGGGGCTGGGCAGCAACCGGACCAACGGGGTCAACCCCCGTTACGACCTCCAGGTTTCCGGTGCCGGCAACCAGGGCGCGACGAACACCGACCTCGTCAAGGCGGTGAGCGAGCGCAAGAAGTGGGTCAGTGAGACGTACGGCGTCCCGCTGTCGCAGGTCCCGGCGGACGCGGTGACGTCCTCCGGCTCCGGCCTGGACCCGGACATCTCCCCGGCGTACGCGCGGCTTCAGGCCGACCGGGTCGCCAAGGAGAACCGGCTGCCCGCCGACCGGGTACGCCGCCTGGTCGAGGACCACACCGACGGGCGCACGCTCGGCTTCATGGGCGAACCGCGGGTGAACGTCCTGGAGTTGAACATCGCCCTGAAGGACCTGGCACACCGGCAGGGCAAGGGCTGA
- a CDS encoding DUF4193 domain-containing protein, translating to MATDYDTPRKTDDDLNEDSIEELKSRRNDKSASAVDVDEFEQAEGLELPGADLSNEELAVRVLPKQQDEFTCMSCFLVHHRSQLAEEKNGQPICRDCAA from the coding sequence ATGGCTACGGATTACGACACCCCACGCAAGACCGACGACGACCTCAACGAGGACAGCATTGAAGAGCTGAAGTCGCGGCGGAACGACAAGTCCGCCTCGGCCGTCGACGTCGACGAGTTCGAGCAGGCCGAGGGCCTTGAGCTCCCCGGCGCCGACCTGTCCAACGAAGAGCTCGCGGTGCGCGTGCTGCCCAAGCAGCAGGACGAGTTCACGTGCATGAGCTGCTTCCTGGTCCACCACCGCAGCCAGCTGGCTGAGGAGAAGAACGGCCAGCCGATCTGCCGCGACTGCGCGGCCTGA